The segment CCATTTCAAACCAAGAAACTCAACCAAATCCAGAAAAAGATTAAAcctcaaataaaaaaggaaaaataaaaataaaaagcatgcCTGTGTTCCAAGAATAACAGCATCCTTATGAAGAAAAAGGGTGAAATGGCTGGTGAGATTAAAGCTTCCAGTTAACCATTTACCAGGTGGTACAATAAGCTGTGCCCCACCATCTGATGCATATCTGCTTAGGTTCTGAATTGCAACATTAAAAGCCTTTGTGTTTAATGTTTTTCCATCACCAACTGCTCCAAAATCCGTCAAAACTGCACTGTGCTTTCGACAGTTTATTGTTGGATACTCACCATTAACTCTATTataaagatgatgatgatgatgtttgtTTTGGCATTCTGCGACTCTTAAACTTAGTAATCCCAAGATAACAATCGCTGAGAGTACCTGTAAACgttaacaaaagaaaatcaaaatattaatttaaatgtcAACTTTTAATTCCCTTCAATAAGAAGGAAGAAATGCttataaacaaaagtaaaaaacgAAGAAAACATTGTATTAAAACCGAAACACAGAAGCAAAAAACCATCTGCTTTGTGAGATTTAACTCGGAACCTAGCCCTCAGGGAACGCAAAAATGACATACACAATGAAAACATAGAAAACAGAACCATATTGatcatttaaaaatatgaaaaaaaaaaaaaaaaaaacctaataagaGTGGTAGGAAAACGTACATGGGATGTTCTGAGTTTTAGACACAGTCCCATGTTCTGAGAATAGAATGTTCAGAATTGATTTTCGTTGTAGAagaaagttttttctttttgataaacttGTAGAAGAAagactttttttaaataaattttttttaatgaaatttagaAGAAAGATTGAATTTATAGAAAAGGTTGGGAGTGAATATTTGGAAGGACATCTGTCTCACATCTGTATATTTATGGGAATGTCAAGAATAATAGAAAAGTGAAATAGATAATTTGAATTTGTATGTATAGAAAAGTGACTTACTcttttctatttatatttttttattcactttgattttttttgataaagagGATTTTTTTCCTAGTGGataaaatttgatgaaaaatgctagagttacaaactattttacaacattttctaCAAACTACAATTGTGGTAAGTGGTTATTGatgagtaaaaaagtaatgttagcGGTAAATCAGATTAGAACCGATAAGAATTGCCTACACTAacaatttgttaaaatattgtaATGTTGTATCTTTCAAGATAAAGtaatacacaaaaaatttgacaacattttttttaataccttttTGGTTATTTGTGCCAACcattgacaatatatatatatatatatatatatatatatttttttttttttctaccactAACAATATGCTATATTAGCAAGTGTTAAAATCATGCCCCTCCCTCCACTAGTGCCCCCAGATCTAAAGGGAGgttgtataatttattttaaattaatcacaaacGCATGCAATgcatagaaaattttgaaacatttttctcaaaaaaaaaaaaaaaaactttgaaaaatatatatatacactacaatattaataataaactataaatGGCATTGATAACATATACTAATTGTAGATGTGTAACTTTAACAGGACATACATCTTTCACCAACCAAGTCTATTGATGTTcgttatcataaaaaaaaaaaaaaagaagtctatTGATGTTCCTTCTATTAATTTCTAGTTGTGTCACGCAAATTTACATGTTAATATATTGTTGTATTTATGACGTGTTAATGTAGCTTCATCAATGATCAATCAACTGCATTGTGTTCGTAAATTTCATATGGAGCTTTGTCATTTTGCCCTCCAGAGCTTTGTTAAttggttctctctctttttttgggtatCAAATGGATCATAGATGAAATAACAATAAAGCCTTACTTTCGTTTCACTTAATTTCTCtatgaattaaatttataagcgttttcaaaaaagaaaagaaaaaaatattttttattttatttatttttgatagagTTTTAATCTATGACATCTGTTTTTgatgattgtgttttttatcatcaaacaaaaatatCTATTAGTGTTTGGTGTAGATGGAGGATTGAAccttaaatctcttatttaactataagagattttaccaattgacCTATCTAGAACTATAATTTATAAGAACATTTCACTCTgccgagtttttttttttaaaaaaaaaagtacatttcACTTCAACGGAACATCATCAATGGGTGTAAGAACAAGCCTTCGTCTGAACATCTTCAATGGGCTGCTTATCATAGGGGAAGAGACAAGTCACATCTTTCTTCTGAGGCAACGACGCACATGACTTAGGAGTCACATTGCTTGTCACCCCATCAATATCAGTACAATTCCATGGTAGTTTATCTTCCTTCTGATTCATAGTAATTTTCATGTCAGAAAAGCATATTCCAGTGAAGGGATCACCCTTAATTCCGACAAGTTTTCCTGCATAAGTAACGTTCGTCGCCACCACTTCCCGATAATTAATTCCTTTAATCTCTGGAATTGCTTTTGGATCGTAGTTTGAGTCTGGATGTTGATTATAATTGCCTGCCATCCAGAAAACATACTTCATGGTCTTCAAGATCAATCTCCTTGCAAAGATGTCCCTGATATAACCTCCTCTTCCAACAGCAGTCTTAATTCTAATAGCTGATTCAGTATTAATGGCTGTGATGTCTTCTGCTCTAACATCTTGGATACCGCCGGACATTTCGCTGCCTAGAGCAATGGCAGCACTGTAAGGAGAAATGCAGGTAATCCTCCTAATGAATAGATGCTGTGTAGGCATTCCAACTTTGATTCCATATTGATCCCAACCACTTTTCACGGCAATGCAGTCATCACCTGAGACTATGTAGCAGTCCTCGATACGAACGTTTGAGCATGAATCTGGAAACAAAACGGGAACATAGACTCAGCAATAGTAAATTGTGTCAATGATCGATTATAtcatgtgaaaatgatgatataTCAATCGTAAAATCACTCATAATTATACACTTCGACCTCAAAGCCACTCTTTTGACACTAGAGCTCTCACATTTCATCAGACAAACAAAATTAGcccaaaaaattgtgtttaaattCCTTTTTCAAAAGCGAGAAAATGAGGGAAGGGGTAACAAAATTCTATCCTAACTTTGGTCTACTcgtttttatgaaatttttgagGTGACATGGTGTGTTTGATGCATAATAAAATATGTGTCAATGATATCATGTGAAAATTATGATATATCGATCAATCATAAGTTGTTCTCTTGgcaagttgtgaaaaatatggtaaaaaaagttgtgtttCTATCATGACTCCTTAAAATAGGGGAATGGCAAGGGAATAAGTAATTAACCTTCCAACCTCATATTAATCAAAGCAATTAGGACAAATGCCAAATTAAACATACCTGGGTCTATCCCATCGGTATTTTCAGAATCAACTGATGCAAGGATTGTGAGCCCTGAGATTATTATATCACTGCTGTAAATGGGATGGACAAACCATGATGGAGAGTCAAGTAGAGTGAGATTAGATATTTGGATTTGATTGGAGTACATGATCTCAATCATGTATGGCCGTGTTAGCTTCAATTTCCCAGCGCGGAATTTGTCCCACCAAATAGAACCTTGGCCATCAATCGTGCCATTGTTACCTAATATAAAGCCATTACAAATGTTATCCATTAGATATTGTTATagccaaaaataattattaaaaaaaaaaaaagagttctgATTAATATATAATTACCTGTGATTATGACATCAGTGAGATTTGTACCAAAAATAAGAGCGCTTAACCGTCCACCAGGTGCATCCCTTCCTACTCCATAAGAAGGCAACACAGGAAGAGGAGGCCATTGTGACTCATCCTGTCCATTTGATCACATGTGTATAGCAAATAATGGTTAGAGAAACATGTAATCAAAGAAAACAGTTtcactttttttataataagtgTATACCCAAAGTCTATTTGTGGTaattacaaacaaaatagttgttagttatatatatatatatatatatatatatatatggataattGGTTAGTTATAATAGAAAATGAAGATTTGAAACCTAGATGTCtttgctaaaaaatatataaagaagtaTCAAACAGTTGAGCTACAAAACTTATCAACTACAAATAATAACTTAAGTTGGTGTTTTCCCTTGTTTTTAGCTTTTGATCAACTAATGGCCATTACCGTTCCCTTGTTTTTAGCTTTGGATTAAATAACGGCCAATACCATTTATGACAAGTTCATTTTAACAGTTCCTTGCTTATCAATTATCATGCTATAATGGCTTTGGTTTAATTTCACGGCCAAAATGTGATGGcattttcaaatttcatgtaaaaggaaaaatgtaAATAGGGCCCCCTCAACTATTAGTGTGTTTGaaatagtttattttcttttgattattttgcTCCAAACAAGTTTGCAATCAAACttttttcatctaaaaaaatgattaaactgttaaaaaacaaacaaacaaactttatACCTGCGTTCCAAGAATAACAGCACCCTTTTCAAGAAAAAGGGTGAAATGGCTTGTGAGATTAAAGCTTCCAGTTAACCATTTTCCAGGAGGTACAATAAGTTGTGCCCCCCCATCCGATGCATATGTGCTTAGATTACGAATTGCAGAATTAAAAACCTTTGTGTTTAATGTTTTTCCATCACCGACTGCTCCAAAATCAGTCAAAAATGCAGTATGCTTTCGACAATTTAGTGCCTGATACACTAatttttcagcatgtgaacTGCATTCTGCGACTCTTAAACTTAATATTCCCAAGATAACAATCGCTGAGAGAACCTGCACAATTGTTATCAAGTATTGTGTCAACTTTTATTTCCCTttaacaagaagaaagaagaaatactACAATCCAtaatactttcataataaatcttaagtagtaattgttactagttttaatttaaaccttctcactgaaattattttttttactcactgCTAACAAGAAGTAACAAtctgtcatttaaaatttgttatggaAATGTTGTGAATTACCATTTCTCTTTAACAAgaacaattttataaaaaaaaaaaagtgttatagctacaaaattttcataatactttcaaCAAATCATGTAGTAAGTAGTTATTATTTCTAATTTGAACGCGTTACTAATATTACCATTTTTTGCCCACATAGTAACAATCAATAACAAACTACCATCtatgattttttgtaaaagtattgtgaaaatattgtgatagcaTTTCTCAagtacaaaaccaaaaaaaaaattatattaaaaccaaaacacaaagcAAGAAAACCTAGGAGTTCCGGGGAAAACGTACATTGGTTTTGAACTTTAGAGACAACCCCATGTTTTGAGAAGACTAAAGGTTGAAGAGAATGTTTAAGATTGATTTTCATTGTAGAAGAATTAAGAGAGAATTTATAGAGTTGTGGGGGTGAACTTTGGAAGGATATCTGCGTCACATCTATCTATGGGATGGTCATATATAGAAATTCACGTATTCTGTTTCCATTTTTTTCGCAGAGAATtaatttactttatatatatatatatatatatatatatataaataattaattcactttttttttttttttttttgatagagagatttttttaaaggaaaattttgatagagAGAATTACTTAACTTGCTTTTGAATCTTAGATGCCACTTTTTAGGTGATCATGCTGGGgttcaaggggaaaaaaagaaaagaaaaaaaaaagagacattaGTTAAAATTTAGGTACCACTTTTTAGGTGTTATATATTGGATGTTTGACGTTTCAAATGTACATTGCTCAATTCAGTATTAAAGATGTCatctttttgtaaaataaataaataaataagttaaattCAGTTATGTGATTTCTATCGTTTCAAAAAGATTCAGATATATAGTTGGTCAATGTTGCTATATAATTAAACTTAATTTAACTGAGTAATTTAAggaattgtatatatttttgtcCTTTCATGAGTAGGATATTTGAGAAATTTGTGTAAACAGATGAGAATTGTTCTGTAAATTTTGACTTCGTGGAGTTTTTTGGGTAGGGGTAGTTGGTTTGCTAATTGTGGTATTCCGGTAGTGTTGCCTATTTTGGGTAGGGGTGTATTGTATTTGTGGGTGGGAAGTTGGTTTTGTTGCCCCTTTTTGGCAGTTCAGTTGAgctattttctcatttttcttaattttttagttgATAAGATTTgcttattcaaaaaataaataaataaataaataatgatttttaatatttgaccCCTTTTTTTAGGAAGTTTAAATATTTGACCTAAAATCTTATTTTCATCCACATGATTAATATTGAACAAGGATGATTGATTCATCTCAATGACAAGTGCATCAAAGATTTCGCTTGATCGTTgagaaattattaatttattactaTCATAGTAAAGAGAATACAACCCTTACTAAATCCCAGATAAGTTTACAAGTTACAACTTAtgtatttcttcattttaaagtttcaaaatattttaaaacttgaaaatattCCCTTGACTAAACTCCAATCATGATTTGGTGATCAGGAATaatgtttaaccaaaaaaaaaaaaaaaagtttcccctattatttaaaaaaaaaaaaaaaaaaaaaaactatcactaACTATTATTAGGATTTGGTCaagggagtttttttttttttttttttttttttttttttttttttttttcataatttgaaaTATTCTAATACTTAATAATAGAGAAGtgttatatttacaatattttcataacacttcACAACAAACCCTAAATAGCAAGTTGTTGtagatttttaatttgaatctattaCTGAAATCACATTTTTGTCCAGCGGTAACAACAAGTAACAATTTGTTactaaaaatttgttgtgaaaatgttgtaaacataacatttctctttagGCTCTTAGcattagataattttttttagtaaggtTTTTATCCAATTTGGATTGCATAAATTTTTATGCAACTCATTCTGtgatatttcaaaaaaaatccactTGTATTATTTAAGTAAATCACACAATTCATTAAAAATGTCATATAACAATAAATACACATGGATGGTTTTTTTAATTGCCAAATAGTGGGTTGCATAAAAACCTGCTATAAATCAGATGGACAACCCATGATGAAGAGTTAATTAGAGTGAGATCAGATATTTGGATTTGATCAGAGTACATAATCTCAATTATGTATGGTCGCCACGTTGTATTCCCCGGCATGAAAGTTCTTCCACCAAGTAGAGCCCTGGCCATCAATCGTGCCATTGTTACCTAATATAATGCCAATACAAATGGTATCCATGAGACATTGTTAAAGCCAaaaatatttatccaaaaataaataaataaataaataagaggtctaatcaatttttatataaaagtaaaGATTTCGTGTGGGAAAGTATAAGGTTCTACTATGTGGCacactctataaaaaaaattgaaatactttTGAACTACATCataaataagaacaaatttaaaaatagggatttttcatttcctttggttcaatgtttcaatactaattttgttgcattttttattcaatattgtTTTAAGActattatttgtttcatttggttcaatgttttaagatttttccctttttttatacacacaaaactctttgcatttccattcaccctttatatatatatatatatatatatatatatatatatatatatatatgtatatatgtatatatgctCACAGCCCTTCATGTCATCTCATCTCAAATAAacttagacaaaaaaaaatgatgtcatttacCTTCAACTCTTCAACAACACCTACATGTATAACTCCAAGATTGTGATTCTAACTTGTATGAGTAGGC is part of the Quercus robur chromosome 9, dhQueRobu3.1, whole genome shotgun sequence genome and harbors:
- the LOC126700736 gene encoding probable polygalacturonase, giving the protein MTSANNQKGLQVLSEIVILGSLSLRIAECRNKHHHHHHQLHRVNGKYPAINCRKRSAVLTDFGPVGDGKTSNTKAFNAAIQNQSTYASDGGAQLIVPPVSWFEMESIPFMLTQYLITIVQVLSAIVILGILSLRVAECSSHAEKLVYQALNCRKHTAFLTDFGAVGDGKTLNTKVFNSAIRNLSTYASDGGAQLIVPPGKWLTGSFNLTSHFTLFLEKGAVILGTQDESQWPPLPVLPSYGVGRDAPGGRLSALIFGTNLTDVIITGNNGTIDGQGSIWWDKFRAGKLKLTRPYMIEIMYSNQIQISNLTLLDSPSWFVHPIYSSDIIISGLTILASVDSENTDGIDPDSCSNVRIEDCYIVSGDDCIAVKSGWDQYGIKVGMPTQHLFIRRITCISPYSAAIALGSEMSGGIQDVRAEDITAINTESAIRIKTAVGRGGYIRDIFARRLILKTMKYVFWMAGNYNQHPDSNYDPKAIPEIKGINYREVVATNVTYAGKLVGIKGDPFTGICFSDMKITMNQKEDKLPWNCTDIDGVTSNVTPKSCASLPQKKDVTCLFPYDKQPIEDVQTKACSYTH